Proteins encoded in a region of the Bacillus methanolicus genome:
- the era gene encoding GTPase Era produces the protein MNNREERTEFKSGFISIIGRPNVGKSTFLNRVIGQKIAIMSDKPQTTRNKIQGVLTLHDSQLIFIDTPGIHKPKHKLGDFMMKVAINALKEVDLVLFMVNAEEGFGRGEEFIIEKFQQIKTPVFLVINKIDKIHPDELLPLIESYKEKYTFSEIIPISALQGNNVEALLQQIKKYLPEGPRYYPADQVTDHPERFIVSELIREKALHLTREEVPHSLAVVIDKMERREGSDVIHVMATVIVERDSQKGIIIGKQGKMLKEIGQRARVDIENLLGSKVFLELWVKVQKDWRNKISQLRDYGFREDEY, from the coding sequence TTGGAAAATCAACTTTTCTTAACCGTGTAATCGGCCAAAAAATTGCCATTATGAGCGATAAACCGCAAACAACAAGAAACAAAATACAAGGCGTGCTCACATTACATGATTCACAGCTCATATTTATAGATACACCAGGCATCCATAAACCGAAGCATAAATTAGGCGATTTTATGATGAAGGTTGCAATTAATGCTTTAAAAGAAGTCGATCTCGTCTTATTTATGGTTAATGCTGAAGAAGGTTTCGGACGGGGTGAAGAATTCATCATCGAGAAATTTCAACAAATAAAAACGCCCGTTTTCCTTGTTATCAATAAAATTGACAAGATCCATCCTGATGAGCTGCTGCCTTTAATTGAATCTTACAAAGAAAAGTATACATTCAGCGAAATCATTCCGATATCAGCACTTCAAGGGAATAACGTGGAAGCGCTTTTACAACAGATTAAAAAATATTTGCCTGAAGGGCCTCGGTATTATCCGGCTGATCAGGTAACCGACCATCCGGAAAGATTTATTGTTTCTGAATTGATTCGAGAAAAAGCCCTTCATTTAACCCGAGAAGAAGTGCCTCATTCACTTGCAGTTGTTATTGACAAAATGGAACGACGTGAAGGCAGCGATGTGATCCATGTAATGGCAACAGTGATCGTTGAACGGGATTCCCAAAAAGGAATCATTATCGGCAAACAAGGAAAAATGCTGAAAGAAATCGGCCAAAGAGCCAGGGTGGACATTGAAAACCTGCTTGGCTCAAAAGTATTTCTCGAACTGTGGGTAAAGGTTCAAAAAGATTGGCGCAATAAGATTTCACAGCTTCGCGATTATGGTTTTCGTGAAGATGAGTACTAA